One Brassica napus cultivar Da-Ae chromosome A1, Da-Ae, whole genome shotgun sequence genomic region harbors:
- the LOC125577265 gene encoding uncharacterized protein LOC125577265, translating into MNEKRLHAISKAIRLLFGVLTSFRLLLADLATIFYILGSGESWNYTRTHFLTVIPTIWWQNCDEISIQLLQNRAYLKEFGALLWLHNIFLLIPSIVSTKVMAENIRRGMQNINLGAEDPPVQLPANVVNEAAAGNRFVLIGRPTIPRRQNIRSIIATLPRNWGHVGVYGRLVEGRRFQFVFPSEEALEMVLRRGPWAFADRMLILERWTPNFNPLMLNFIPFWIQIRGIPFQFMSQDVVIHIGRALGMYIEVDYNADAAARRDYARVRVNWDVDEPLRFQRQFQFTAGINTLLRLTYERLRGFCEICGSLTHDSGACLIQNGGIPQDGGDDDSEGDNDEDQPAVNHGVIIEEVNEDERNEAVDVEQEGIGNVQEEQVEGREDLIEEAEEEDDLWNGHTLPNLYSDELNTEEMFNPINPFVDGYDGREGLKRKAWMAEADHNKSKFSSVEQGESSGARSVKRKTRGDVTLEETTFSAATEDEADTTVGGAVGPEPPLPP; encoded by the coding sequence ATGAACGAAAAACGGTTACATGCGATTTCAAAGGCGATTCGGTTACTTTTTGGGGTTCTGACGTCTTTCCGACTACTGCTCGCCGATCTGGCGACCATCTTCTATATTCTCGGAAGTGGGGAATCTTGGAACTATACACGAACCCATTTCCTGACGGTTATCCCCACGATCTGGTGGCAAAATTGTGATGAAATTTCAATTCAACTCCTACAGAACAGAGCCTATTTAAAGGAATTCGGGGCTCTCCTGTGGCTTCACAACATCTTCTTACTAATACCTTCTATTGTATCTACAAAAGTAATGGCAGAAAATATTCGTAGAGGAATGCAAAACATCAATTTGGGCGCTGAAGATCCGCCGGTTCAGTTACCAGCGAACGTCGTCAATGAAGCAGCGGCCGGTAACCGGTTTGTCTTAATTGGCAGACCAACGATCCCTAGGAGACAGAACATCCGCTCAATCATTGCAACTCTGCCTCGTAACTGGGGCCATGTTGGTGTCTATGGAAGATTGGTTGAAGGACGCCGATTCCAATTTGTTTTCCCGTCGGAGGAGGCTCTTGAAATGGTATTACGGCGTGGACCTTGGGCGTTTGCAGACCGTATGCTCATCCTGGAACGTTGGACTCCAAATTTCAACCCCCTGATGCTCAATTTCATTCCTTTTTGGATCCAGATCCGAGGAATTCCTTTCCAGTTCATGAGCCAAGATGTGGTGATACATATTGGGCGGGCTTTGGGAATGTACATAGAGGTTGACTATAATGCTGATGCTGCGGCTCGAAGGGACTACGCTCGGGTGAGAGTGAACTGGGATGTTGATGAACCTCTTCGGTTTCAAAGACAATTTCAGTTTACGGCAGGTATTAATACACTGCTGCGTCTCACCTATGAGCGCTTACGGGGTTTCTGTGAAATTTGTGGGAGTTTAACCCATGATTCTGGCGCTTGTTTGATCCAAAACGGAGGGATTCCTCAAGATGGGGGAGATGATGACAGTGAGGGCGATAATGATGAGGATCAGCCGGCTGTAAATCATGGGGTTATTATTGAAGAGGTGAATGAAGATGAAAGGAATGAAGCGGTGGATGTAGAGCAAGAGGGGATTGGAAATGTTCAAGAGGAGCAAGTGGAAGGCCGTGAAGATCTGATAGaggaagctgaagaagaagatgacctATGGAATGGTCATACTCTGCCTAATCTGTACTCTGATGAGCTCAACACCGAGGAAATGTTCAACCCAATCAACCCGTTTGTTGATGGATACGATGGAAGGGAGGGTCTAAAGAGGAAAGCTTGGATGGCTGAGGCAGATCACAACAAAAGCAAATTCTCCTCTGTTGAGCAAGGAGAGTCTAGTGGTGCAAGAAGTGTGAAGCGCAAGACAAGAGGAGATGTGACATTGGAAGAGACTACCTTTTCGGCTGCTACAGAGGATGAAGCTGACACTACAGTGGGAGGCGCGGTGGGCCCTGAACCACCACTGCCGCCATGA
- the LOC106347406 gene encoding glutamine synthetase cytosolic isozyme 1-3-like, which translates to MSLLSDLVNLNLSDTTKQIIAEYIWIGGSGMDIRSKARTLPGPVTDPSKLPKWNYDGSSTGQAAGDDSEVILYPQAIFRDPFRRGNNILVMCDAYTPAGNPIPTNKRHNAAKIFSNSKVASEEPWYGIEQEYTLMQKGVNWPIGWPVGGFPGPQGPYYCGVGADKAIGRDIVDAHYKACLYAGISISGVNGEVMPGQWEFQVGPVEGISAGDQVWIARFLLERITEISGVNVSFDPKPVPGDWNGAGAHCNYSTKTMRNTGGLAVIKKAIEKLQVKHKQHIAAYGEGNERRLTGKHETADINTFSWGVANRGASVRVGRDTEKEGKGYFEDRRPASNMDPYVVTSMIAETTILG; encoded by the exons ATGTCTCTGCTCTCAGATCTCGTCAACCTCAACCTCTCCGACACAACCAAGCAAATCATCGCCGAATACATATG GATCGGTGGATCTGGAATGGACATTAGAAGCAAAGCCAGA ACACTACCAGGACCAGTGACCGATCCATCAAAGCTTCCCAAGTGGAACTACGACGGATCTAGCACCGGTCAGGCCGCTGGAGATGACAGTGAAGTCATTCTATA TCCTCAGGCTATATTCCGTGATCCGTTCAGGAGAGGCAACAACATTCTGGTGATGTGTGATGCTTACACGCCGGCCGGTAATCCAATTCCGACCAACAAGAGGCACAACGCTGCAAAGATCTTCAGCAACTCAAAAGTTGCCTCTGAGGAGCCTTG GTATGGGATTGAGCAAGAATACACATTGATGCAAAAGGGTGTGAATTGGCCCATTGGTTGGCCTGTTGGTGGCTTCCCTGGCCCACAGGGACCGTACTACTGTGGCGTGGGAGCTGACAAAGCCATTGGTCGTGACATCGTGGATGCACACTACAAAGCCTGTCTTTACGCAGGTATTAGCATCTCTGGTGTCAATGGAGAAGTCATGCCTGGCCAGTGGGAGTTCCAAGTCGGTCCTGTTGAAGGGATTAGTGCCGGTGATCAAGTCTGGATAGCTAGATTCCTTCTCGAG AGGATCACTGAGATCTCTGGTGTAAACGTCAGCTTCGACCCAAAACCAGTCCCG GGTGATTGGAACGGAGCGGGAGCGCACTGCAACTACAGTACGAAGACGATGAGGAACACTGGAGGATTAGCGGTGATAAAGAAAGCGATAGAGAAGCTTCAGGTGAAGCACAAGCAGCACATTGCTGCTTACGGTGAAGGCAACGAGCGTCGTCTCACGGGCAAGCACGAGACGGCAGATATCAACACGTTCTCATGGGGAGTGGCGAACCGTGGAGCTTCGGTGAGAGTGGGACGTGACACTGAGAAAGAAGGCAAAGGTTACTTCGAGGATCGTAGGCCAGCTTCTAACATGGATCCTTATGTCGTCACTTCCATGATCGCCGAAACCACAATCCTCGGTTAA
- the LOC106347415 gene encoding dihydropyrimidine dehydrogenase (NADP(+)), chloroplastic: protein MASMSFAVTRFSGLSSKTTLSPDFDHSPRRTSLPPNRVALKISSSTDSEPDLSVTVNGLKMPNPFVIGSGPPGTNYTVMKRAFDEGWGGVIAKTVSLDASKVINVTPRYARLRTGSAKTDVIGWQNIELISDRPLETMLKEFKQLKQEYPDRILIASIMEEYSKTGWEELIDRVEQTGVDALEINFSCPHGMPERRMGAAVGQDCALLEEVCGWINAKATVPVWAKMTPNITDITEPARVSLKSGCEGISAINTIMSVMGIDLKTLHPEPCVEGYSTPGGYSYKAVRPIALAKVMNIAQMMKSEFGEKDCSLSGIGGVETGYDAAEFILLGSNTVQVCTGVMVHGYGHVKTLCAELQDFMRQHNFSTIEDFRGHSLQYFTTHTDLVRRQKEAIEQRKAERRGLKSDKDWTGDGFVKETESMVSN from the exons ATGGCATCCATGAGCTTCGCCGTGACTCGCTTCTCTGGACTCTCTTCTAAAACCACCTTATCACCCGACTTCGATCACTCCCCTCGCCGGACTTCTCTACCTCCGAACAGAGTTGCTCTCAAGATCTCTTCCTCCACGGACTCGGAGCCTGATCTCAGCGTCACCGTGAATGGCCTCAAAATGCCGAATCCTTTCGTGATCGGGTCGGGTCCACCCGGTACCAACTACACCGTCATGAAGAGAGCCTTCGACGAAGGCTGGGGTGGCGTCATCGCTAAAACC GTTTCACTAGATGCATCCAAAGTCATAAACGTGACGCCTAGGTACGCCAGGCTAAGAACCGGATCAGCCAAAACAGATGTAATCGGGTGGCAGAACATAGAACTCATCAGCGACCGACCTCTCGAAACCATGCTCAAAGAGTTCAAACAACTGAAACAAGAGTACCCTGACCGGATCCTCATCGCTTCCATCATGGAGGAATACAGCAAAACCGGCTGGGAAGAGCTCATCGACCGCGTTGAGCAAACCGGTGTT GATGCTTTAGAGATCAACTTCTCGTGTCCTCATGGTATGCCAGAGCGTAGAATGGGAGCTGCTGTTGGACAAGACTGCGCGCTTCTTGAAGAGGTTTGCGGATGGATTAATGCTAAAGCTACAGTTCCTGTGTGGGCTAAGATGACTCCTAATATTACTGACATAACTGAG CCGGCCAGGGTATCTCTAAAATCAGGATGTGAAGGGATCTCAGCCATCAACACAATCATGAGTGTAATGGGAATTGATCTGAAGACGTTGCATCCTGAGCCATGCGTTGAAGG TTACTCAACTCCAGGAGGCTACTCTTATAAGGCTGTTCGTCCTATTGCGCTTGCGAAAGTTATGAACATTGCCCAAATGATGAAGTCTGAGTTCGGTGAGAAAGATTGTTCGCTTTCTGGTATTGGAGGTGTTGAAACTGGCTATGACGCAGCTGAGTTCATTCTCCTTGGATCTAATACTGTACAG GTATGCACAGGTGTGATGGTGCATGGCTATGGTCATGTGAAAACACTATGCGCCGAGCTTCAAGATTTCATGAGGCAGCACAACTTCTCGACGATAGAAGACTTCAGAGG GCATTCGCTTCAGTACTTTACAACGCACACAGACTTAGTAAGGAGACAGAAAGAAGCTATTGAGCAGAGAAAAGCCGAGAGGAGGGGTTTGAAATCAGATAAAGATTGGACTGGAGATGGATTCGTTAAGGAGACTGAGAGTATGGTTTCTAACTAA
- the LOC106347425 gene encoding purple acid phosphatase 17-like (The RefSeq protein has 3 substitutions compared to this genomic sequence): protein MDSRTTLISATAASLCFILCICMTNGQLQRFIEPAQSDGSVSFITIGDWGRRGDYNQSVVAYQMGRVGEKIGLDFVVSTGDNFYDNGLYSEHDPNFKESFSNIYTAPSLQKQWYSVLGNHDYRGDAEAQLSSVLREIDSRWTCLRSFIVDAELVEIFFVDTTPFVKEYYTEEDGHTYDWRAVPSRNSYVKYLLRDVEASLKRSKATWKIVVGHHAMRSIGHHGNTVELVEELLPIMKENGVDLYMNGHDHCLEHISDEDSPIQFLTSGAGSKAWRGDVDPTTNNPKSVRFYYDGQGFMSARFTHSDAEIVFYNVFGEVLHKWVTSKELLHSSV, encoded by the exons ATGGATTCTCGTACAACGTTAATATCCGCTACGGCGGCAAGCCTTTGTTTTCTATTATGTATCTGCATGACGAACGGTGAGCTTCAAAGATTCATTGAGCCGGCGAAGAGCGACGGTTCCGTTAGCTTTATAACCATCGGTGATTGGGGTCGCCGTGGCGACTACAATCAGTCTGTTGTGGCCTACCAG ATGGGAAGGGTTGGAGAAAAGATAGGTTTAGATTTCGTGGTGTCCACGGGAGATAACTTCTACGACAATGGATTGTATAGTGAACACGATCCTAACTTCAAAGAGTCTTTCTCTAACATCTACACTGCTCCAAGTCTCCAGAAACAGTGGTACAGTG TCTTGGGGAACCATGACTACAGAGGCGACGCAGAAGCTCAGCTAAGCTCTGTTCTCAGGGAAATCGACAGCCGCTGGACCTGTCTCCGTTCCTTCATCGTCGACGCAGAGTTGGTTGAGATCTTCTTCGTTGACACGACTCCTTTCGTTAAAGAATACTACACAGAAGAAGATGGTCACACGTACGACTGGCGTGCGGTCCCGTCCCGGAACTCTTATGTTAAGTATCTCCTCCGTGATGTCGAAGCTTCTTTGAAGAGATCTAAAGCCACGTGGAAGATTGTGGTTGGACACCACGCGATGAGAAGCATTGGTCACCATGGAAACACTGTTGAGCTAGTTGAAGAGCTTTTGCCGATTATGAAGGAGAACGGTGTTGATCTCTATATGAATGGACACGACCACTGTCTTGAACATATTAGTGATGAAGACAGTCCTATTCAGTTTTTGACGAGCGGTGCTGGTTCCAAGGCTTGGAGAGGAGATGTTGACCCGACCACCAACAATCCTAAGTCTGTGAGATTTTATTACGATGGTCAAGGGTTCATGTCTGCTAGATTCACTCACTCAGATGCAGAGATTGTCTTCTACAAtgtctttggtgaggttttgcACAAATGGGTTACTTCTAAGGAGCTTCTTCATTCCTCTGTTTGA
- the BNAA01G27820D gene encoding uncharacterized protein BNAA01G27820D, producing the protein MALQWLILSYVVAAEVAIAVILTLPYPMLLKKRIVSLVSLVLQPAASIVAFAGFQLLDIYWKNEHRLECSSEVCTATERDRYEKSIYKAQRNVVLCAAGILLYWCIYRICKYNKDLEHLEELEKRYKAE; encoded by the exons atggcatTGCAATGGCTGATTCTGTCGTACGTGGTTGCCGCGGAGGTCGCGATCGCCGTCATCTTGACTCTCCCTTACCCTATGCTTCTGAAGAAACGCATCGTGTCACTCGTCTCGCTCGTACTCCAGCCTGCCGCCTCCATCGTCGCCTTCGCCGGGTTTCAACTCCTCG ATATTTACTGGAAGAATGAGCATAGACTAGAGTGCTCATCCGAGGTTTGCACTGCTACAGAGCGAGATCGCTATGAGAAATCC ATCTACAAGGCTCAGAGGAATGTGGTTCTGTGTGCGGCTGGGATCCTTCTCTACTG GTGTATTTATCGCATCTGCAAGTACAACAAAGACCTTGAGCATTTGGAGGAGCTAGAGAAGAGATACAAGGCGGAGTAG
- the LOC106380065 gene encoding glutamate decarboxylase 5, which produces MALARNSDSEEHLHSTFASRYVRAVIPRFKMPDNSMPKDAAYQVISDELMLDGNPRLNLASFVTTWMEPECDKLIMESVNKNYVDMDEYPVTTELQNRCVNMIANLFHAPVGEDEAAIGCGTVGSSEAIMLAGLAFKRKWQQRRRAQGLPTDNPNIVTGANVQVCWEKFARYFEVELKEVKLSEGYYVMDPAKAVEMVDENTICVAAILGSTLTGEFEDVKTLNDLLAEKNAETGWDVAIHVDAASGGFIAPFLYPDLEWDFRLPWVKSINVSGHKYGLVYAGVGWIVWRTKDDLPEDLVFHINYLGADQPTFTLNFSKGSSQIIAQYYQFIRLGFEGYKNIMENCMDNARRLREGIEMTGKFNIVSKDIGVPLVAFSLKDSSKHTVFEIAESLRKFGWIIPAYTMPADAQHIAVLRVVIREDFSRGLADRLITHILQVLKEIEGLPSRIAHIAAAAKVSGGEEKTAKMSLEDIAKYWKRLVENKRNIVC; this is translated from the exons ATGGCACTCGCCAGAAACTCTGATTCTGAGGAGCATTTGCATTCCACTTTCGCTTCCAGATATGTCCGTGCTGTTATTCCCAg GTTCAAGATGCCTGACAATTCCATGCCCAAAGACGCTGCTTATCAAGTGATCAGTGATGAGTTGATGCTTGATGGCAACCCCAGGCTTAACCTAGCTTCCTTCGTCACCACTTGGATGGAACCTGAGTGTGACAAACTCATCATGGAATCTGTTAACAAGAATTATGTTGACATGGATGAATATCCTGTCACTACCGAGCTCCAG AACCGGTGTGTAAATATGATAGCCAACTTGTTCCACGCTCCCGTTGGAGAAGACGAGGCTGCTATTGGATGTGGAACCGTTGGTTCATCTGAGGCTATAATGCTTGCCGGTTTAGCTTTCAAAAGGAAATGGCAACAAAGGAGAAGAGCTCAAGGTTTACCTACTGATAATCCTAACATTGTAACTGGTGCCAATGTTCAG GTGTGCTGGGAgaaatttgcaaggtactttgAGGTAGAGCTCAAAGAGGTGAAGCTAAGTGAAGGATATTACGTGATGGACCCAGCTAAAGCTGTAGAGATGGTTGATGAGAATACAATCTGCGTTGCAGCTATTCTTGGATCCACACTTACCGGAGAGTTTGAGGATGTGAAGACACTAAACGATCTCTTAGCTGAGAAAAACGCAGAGACTGGTTGGGATGTTGCTATTCACGTTGATGCAGCCAGTGGAGGATTCATTGCTCCTTTCCTCTACCCTGATCTCGAATGGGACTTTAGGCTTCCATGGGTGAAGAGCATCAATGTCAGTGGTCATAAGTATGGACTTGTCTATGCAGGAGTTGGTTGGATTGTCTGGAGAACCAAAGATGATTTGCCTGAGGACCTTGTCTTTCACATTAACTACTTAGGAGCCGATCAACCCACTTTCACTCTTAATTTCTCTAAAG GGTCGAGCCAAATCATTGCTCAGTACTATCAGTTTATCCGCCTAGGCTTTGAG GGATACAAGAACATAATGGAAAACTGCATGGACAATGCAAGGAGGCTAAGAGAAGGAATAGAGATGACAGGAAAGTTCAACATTGTGTCTAAAGATATTGGTGTGCCGCTAGTGGCATTCTCTCTCAAAGACAGTAGCAAACACACCGTGTTTGAGATAGCAGAGTCTCTGAGGAAGTTCGGATGGATAATACCGGCTTACACTATGCCTGCAGATGCACAACACATTGCTGTGCTGAGAGTTGTGATCAGGGAAGACTTTAGTCGAGGCCTTGCAGACAGACTCATCACACATATCTTACAGGTACTGAAAGAGATCGAAGGGCTTCCTAGCCGGATTGCGCATATAGCAGCTGCTGCAAAGGTTAGTGGTGGTGAAGAGAAGACTGCCAAGATGTCGTTGGAGGATATCGCTAAGTATTGGAAACGTCTTgtggaaaacaaaagaaatattgtCTGTTAG